A region from the Brachyspira pilosicoli genome encodes:
- a CDS encoding ABC transporter permease: MELFDVKIEVRKGIKNKIIILLDTLGEFASLLMQIFKYTFRPSFSFKLLTDQIVRMGVESFIVAAVTVLCTGMVMSLQIAVVLDSVLKGISQFVGSMVGKAMVKELSPMLLALIFAGRVGSSVTAEIGTMQVSEQLDALKTLYTNPIEYVAVPRFWAAVISLPMLTVSADIIGVLGGALVTVFVLHNDPAIYFDRAIAVISLGDFIGSLIKSTIFGAEVILISCFYGFRTNGGAEGVGKATTISVVYSFMLILITDYLLVSILGMFGM, encoded by the coding sequence ATGGAATTATTTGATGTTAAGATAGAAGTTAGAAAGGGCATAAAGAACAAAATAATCATTTTACTTGATACATTAGGTGAATTTGCTTCTTTATTAATGCAAATATTTAAATATACTTTTAGACCGAGTTTTTCTTTTAAACTTTTAACTGATCAAATAGTAAGAATGGGAGTAGAATCTTTTATTGTTGCTGCTGTAACGGTGCTTTGTACGGGAATGGTAATGTCGCTTCAGATAGCGGTGGTTTTGGATAGTGTATTGAAAGGCATATCGCAGTTCGTTGGTTCTATGGTTGGTAAGGCTATGGTTAAGGAATTATCTCCTATGCTTCTTGCTTTAATATTTGCGGGTAGGGTAGGCAGTTCTGTTACTGCTGAGATTGGTACTATGCAGGTAAGCGAGCAATTGGACGCTTTAAAAACATTGTATACCAACCCAATAGAATATGTTGCTGTGCCAAGATTTTGGGCGGCTGTTATATCTTTACCTATGCTTACTGTTTCTGCCGATATAATAGGGGTGCTTGGCGGGGCTTTAGTAACTGTATTTGTGCTTCATAATGACCCTGCTATTTATTTTGACAGAGCTATTGCCGTTATTTCACTTGGAGACTTTATTGGAAGTTTAATAAAATCTACTATTTTTGGTGCTGAAGTTATTTTGATTTCCTGTTTCTATGGATTTAGAACTAATGGCGGAGCTGAAGGTGTTGGTAAGGCTACTACTATTAGCGTGGTTTATAGTTTTATGCTAATACTTATAACAGACTATCTATTAGTTTCAATACTTGGTATGTTTGGCATGTAA
- the rplI gene encoding 50S ribosomal protein L9 yields the protein MEIILKKDFISLGYEGDICKVKNGYARNFLIPRGIAVVKNAANLKTLAQMQKSLEKKRAKRKMEAEILKGKIVDISVIIPAKVADNGKLYGSVSQQTIVDALKEKEIDINKRDVHMEKHIKELGEYDVEIKLYHSVNANIKIKVVNIDNIDSVNNVEANTENTETANTTEENN from the coding sequence ATGGAAATTATCTTAAAGAAAGATTTTATATCACTTGGCTATGAAGGAGATATATGTAAAGTAAAAAACGGTTATGCAAGAAATTTTCTTATTCCAAGAGGTATAGCTGTTGTAAAAAATGCTGCTAACTTAAAAACTTTAGCTCAAATGCAAAAAAGCTTAGAGAAAAAAAGAGCTAAAAGAAAAATGGAAGCAGAAATACTTAAGGGAAAAATTGTTGATATAAGCGTAATAATACCTGCTAAAGTTGCTGATAATGGTAAACTATATGGTTCTGTTAGTCAGCAGACAATAGTTGATGCTTTAAAAGAAAAAGAAATAGATATCAATAAACGCGATGTTCATATGGAAAAACATATTAAAGAACTTGGCGAATATGATGTTGAAATAAAATTATATCATAGCGTTAATGCTAATATCAAAATTAAAGTTGTTAATATTGACAACATTGATAGCGTTAATAATGTTGAAGCTAATACAGAAAATACTGAAACTGCTAATACAACAGAAGAAAATAATTAA
- the dnaB gene encoding replicative DNA helicase: MNNTPCSIEAEESLLGAMLQNSQAISAAISKIVSKDFYSERNRLLYECILEMHNRGIAVNAETILRYLKENGLFDKIIQNDEVYLMKIIDGSPFHQNAKYYAEIIAEKSLLRDLITATQDIQNSAYEAKDSETKEIADFAEKRIFEVTQRRLDNDFIHIRDLLYEALTTIENRKKHKGTVTGVPSGFIGLDKVTHGFQPSDLIILAARPSVGKTSFALNIVEHVITNIESMNYGIGFFSLEMSSMQLVERLIASKARISLSRVRSGDLEKPEWTKLGQTFNSLSQANLLIDDSSQLTIMEIRGKARQMKYKFAEIAKTTGKPIDLKLIVVDYLQLIHSNANTRRNGTREQEIADISRGLKALAKELNVPVIALAQLSRAVEQRQDKPRLSDLRESGSIEQDADIVMFLHRQKANKEDKDEEVIDEKNNQVEVILAKHRNGAILEGLPLNFIADQTRFENINVNN; encoded by the coding sequence ATGAATAATACTCCATGCTCCATAGAGGCTGAAGAGTCTCTACTTGGAGCAATGCTTCAAAACTCTCAGGCTATATCTGCAGCAATTTCCAAAATAGTATCAAAAGATTTTTATAGTGAAAGAAACAGATTACTCTATGAATGCATACTTGAAATGCATAATAGGGGGATTGCAGTTAATGCTGAAACTATTTTAAGATATCTCAAAGAAAACGGACTTTTTGACAAAATAATTCAAAATGATGAAGTATATTTGATGAAAATAATAGACGGAAGTCCTTTTCATCAAAATGCCAAATATTATGCAGAAATTATAGCAGAAAAATCTTTATTGAGAGATTTGATAACTGCAACTCAAGACATACAAAACTCAGCTTATGAAGCTAAAGACTCTGAAACAAAAGAAATAGCCGATTTTGCAGAAAAAAGAATATTTGAAGTTACTCAAAGAAGACTTGATAATGATTTTATACATATAAGAGATTTACTTTATGAAGCATTAACCACTATAGAAAACAGAAAAAAACATAAAGGTACTGTTACAGGAGTGCCTTCTGGTTTTATTGGTCTTGATAAGGTTACTCATGGTTTCCAGCCATCAGATTTAATCATACTTGCAGCACGTCCTTCTGTTGGTAAAACCAGCTTTGCTCTAAATATAGTTGAACATGTTATAACTAATATTGAATCTATGAATTATGGAATTGGTTTTTTCTCTTTAGAAATGAGCAGTATGCAGCTTGTAGAGAGACTTATTGCAAGCAAGGCAAGAATTAGTTTGTCTCGTGTAAGGTCTGGAGATTTAGAGAAACCAGAATGGACTAAATTAGGTCAGACTTTCAATAGTTTATCACAGGCTAATTTGTTAATAGATGATTCTAGCCAATTAACCATTATGGAGATAAGAGGTAAGGCTAGGCAGATGAAATATAAATTTGCTGAAATTGCTAAAACCACGGGAAAACCAATAGATTTAAAATTAATAGTTGTTGATTATTTACAGCTCATTCATTCTAATGCCAATACAAGAAGAAACGGCACAAGAGAACAAGAAATAGCAGATATATCAAGAGGGCTTAAAGCATTAGCAAAAGAATTGAATGTACCAGTTATAGCATTAGCACAGTTATCGAGAGCAGTTGAACAAAGACAAGATAAACCAAGGCTTTCTGATTTACGTGAATCTGGTTCTATAGAGCAAGATGCTGATATTGTTATGTTTCTTCATAGGCAAAAAGCAAATAAAGAAGATAAAGATGAAGAAGTGATAGATGAAAAAAATAATCAAGTTGAAGTTATACTTGCAAAACATAGAAATGGTGCTATACTTGAAGGATTGCCGCTTAATTTTATTGCTGACCAGACAAGATTTGAAAATATTAATGTTAATAATTAA